The following is a genomic window from Papilio machaon chromosome 7, ilPapMach1.1, whole genome shotgun sequence.
ATACGTACGCCATGATCCGGTCGACCGCGCTAGAGCGATCAAAACATTATAACGAAAATACGCATTCGTCAACGCCGAACCTGTATTCGGTTCCACTTAGAGTTTCTTGTGATAAAATAATCTCGACAGGTTTGTGTCATGTGCACGGATTAAAGTTTCATGAAGTGCATCCCGGGTGAGGGCGCTGGTGCGAGGAGTGCTCATGGACTACGACGGGCAATCCATCACCTGTCTGCCTCTAGTGCTCTCCGGGGCGAGTCGTCAATCGTCAATGCATCTCGTTGATGTCTTTTACTTAACGCTTAGGTACTTTGGAAAGTGCTTAGAGATAAGTGCGGTGTTCgatgtttatataattctcAATCTGAATGTTAATAGCGGCTCTGTGCTGTGTTATGTTTGTTTCACACGCGGCCAGTtagttgtttgtttatttgtgtgAGTGATAAGGGCAGCGGCGGACTATCAGCAGTAAAAGTTACAAGTGCTAAATTAATTGAGCAAAAGTGTTAACTTATTATCGGTCGAATCTAACTTTCTACGTAAGTTCACTTTccgttgtatttaaattttgttagcaTATTGTTTCTCTTTACTATACAAATAATTGGTTAgaacaaaattctaaaaacaatattttaaacataaatctaCGAATGAACGAATACATTACATTTGATTTACACATGACGTTAACCTATGCGTTTATCTCATTATGcgtaagataaaaaatttaaatgttgaaattgATACTCATctatcgaaaaaatatttttacacttgaTATTCTGTTAAAATCTTGTTAGTGTTATCGTTATAAGCACGTGATAACAATACGCGCGTAAATTAAGGCCGTACCTTGGCTTTGTGAAATTTTTGCGATACTCCGTGATGTAACCCATTGACCGACAGGGAAATCTGTCTATGTGCGAAATTCGGACTCGGTAGTATTTCGTTTATAAGTGGACAAACTTGCGAAATTTGTTCAGATGTATTCCGATTGTCGAAGAGTGAGGAGccaacaattaaaaacaatacgaAGCTTATTCTCCCTCGACATAATTAGAGCGGCTcacatttaatacattacGATCTTCAAGGTAATTCGGAAtaagcatttaatttttaataattaaatcttaaatttaatttaattatcttaacGCTTTATAGATAACAtactatatgttattttaatttagatttttcattatttctttttgagatttttcaagaatttaaatttgttagtttttataataaaatattttgtcgttTATATATACTgcgttaaaataaatcaagtttatttcaaaatattgcaATAGCTATTTACAGTATTTACTGTTGTTACTAAATGTTTCATCTTGAGTCAGTTTTAAATGAtggagtttaattttttttacattatcataATTGTAGAGTTtacacgttttatttattttaattcttaaagcaaaacatttattacttttaacttaattatatcaCTTATTTAATGgcaatgttttactttatttgcTCATTTAGATATTGTTTCAAGTAGTTTTTAGATCTACATATGGCAATTATTAGGGCGTCAGTCACTGAGTCCGCATAATAGTCATTAACGTAAGCCACGAGCAGCCGGCAGCGGGCACGTTACAATGTGGACAAGTGACTTCATCAGAAGTGGCGAGATAAATTGACTGCCGGCTCCGACAATGTCGACCTTTGTTAAACTCGTGTCGCTATTTAGAAATGTTACGTCcaggaatttaaaaacaataaccgcacttttatgtttttagtcTAGCTTTTTTCCtgtacgttattttttttttcttttctttaatagttttaatatataactatatagTGTTTTGGAAAGCAAACACATTATCTCTAGTTAAATTTCTCTTTCCTTCGCGACAATTTATTTCTCTAttctatgaaaaataattagccaTTATCGTAGTAGCCATCCCTTAATAACTAAATAGAGGAGATTTTCCTATCGTgacgaattatattttacgtatttattttatttgcaggtGGGTCGAGGAGAATTATGCGTGgggcgtgcgcgtgcgcggtGGTGTGCGCACTGGTGGCGCTGTGCGCCGCGCTGGAGCCCGAGGCGCGCGCTGCCGCCGAGCGCCAGCTGCTCACCCTGCTCGGCCTGCCGCGTCGACCAGCGCGCGTCCGTACTGCGCCGCCACCCGTGCCGCGCGCTATGCGTCTGCTGTATGAGGCGCAGGGCGCGCTGCCCGCGGCCGCCGCCAACACGGCCCGTTCCTTCCACCACACGCCCACCGAGCTCGACCGACGCTTCCCCGCCGACCATCGCTTTCGACTCTACTTCAACGTGAGCGCTGTGCCGTCGGACGAGGTCGCACGCGGCGCCGAGCTCACCCTGCAACGGGCGCACAATGTGACAGGTGCCCAGCGTCTCCTTCTGTACGACATCGTGCGGCCGGGGCGACGCGGTCACTCTGATCCCATCCTACGATTGCTCGACTCCGTGCCGCTGAGGGCCGGCGACGGCGTGGTGAAGGCCGACGCGCTGAGCGCGGCACGCCGCTGGCTCTCGGAGCCGCAGCACAATCATGGCTTGCTAGTAAAAGTCTTAGACGAGGAGGCAAAGGGAGTAGCCGCACAGAGCCCACACGTGAGAGTGCGAAGACGAGCGGAAGAGGAGGAGGAGCAATGGCGCGCGCTGCAGCCGCTGCTGCTGTTATACACGGAGGACGCGCGAGCGCGCGCCGCCCGAGAGAACGGCGAGTCGCGCCTCACGCGGAACAAGCGAGCGGCCGCGAGGAGAGGGCACCGCGCGCACCACAGGCGCAAGGAGGCCCGCGAGATCTGCCAGAGGCGACCGCTGTTTGTGGACTTCGCCGACGTGGGCTGGAGCGACTGGATCGTGGCCCCGCATGGCTACGACGCGTACTACTGCCAGGGCGACTGCCCGTTCCCTCTGGCAGACCACCTCAATGGCACCAATCACGCGATAGTGCAGACTCTAGTGAACTCAGTGAACCCGGCGGCTGTGCCCAAAGCGTGTTGTGTGCCCACGCAGCTGTCGCCAATATCTATGTTGTATATGGACGAAGTGAACAATGTGGTGCTTAAAAACTATCAAGACATGATGGTAGTGGGCTGCGGGTGCCGATGACGAAGGGCTGCCGCCCTCCGCCGCCCGACGGCCGGCACTCTTATAGTGATATCTCGTGGACCCAGTGTAAATATAGTTGCGGCCTCGAAATCTGTACATACTCGTAGATTAACCTGTGTATATATTCgtgtagtaattattttattgatgagATGATgttgatataataaaagatataattttcaaCTATAAATTCCATTGATTTTCTAGTGAAAAAATCGTCCCTTGGTACAGTGAATATTCTGCCATATTTCTATTGAGTGTTTACGGAAGCGATTCTTATATTTGTACTAGTcgtaaagtattataaatgataaactTATATTGAAACGAGTTAGCTACTCgagtaatacataaaaacgaTAATTTGTAGCCTAAAGACGGCGACACCGTACGTAAAAAGCCTGTAATGGCTTCCACGCATAATTCACTTTAacagtataaattattaattttacatttactgcttatcaaaatttatttatactcgatgaaaatattgtgtaaaatacaaatctgtaaagtttctataaatattgtatcgATTCCATCATATCGAAACAGTGAAAAACAATGTCTAATCACAAGTCACAACAATAGTGGTTTGGATCGCGTAGACCGGCGGGCACGCAGTCTCCTACTCAGGTTTTAAAGGTCAAGATTTTAGACTAAATACCTGTCCACGGCCGTCTACAGTTTCTCATGTGCTGAGGTCGCGGCTAAACGATTCTATTGAATCGATACAATGCTCTATAATTCATTGTTTTGACTTTTGTAATTCGTACTTTGAGCTCGGAGCTATTCAAATTAGCTCCATTATAACTTTATACTTTGTAATTTCATGTCATTTAGAACTGATCATACTTGTATATCTCTTGAAAGAGTAAaggaagtttttatttatgcattttgtatgttttttcatAACCGTCCGCAACCTGTAAAACGgagtataataatatacgaAAAGTTAAATTGGAAccacagttttatttaattatcaaaaaaaaaccttgCGTTATTTAATGGTACCAATCTAATAAATACCTGCAAAATTATACAACATACTACTATACACATAtcactacatttttttaatttacctaatgtattatttcattttattatttaaaatgaaaaactaagaaaatatataaaatacttaaggTAGAAAGATGCCcaataaatttttgatttttttttgattaagtGAAAAACCCTGCTCGCTTTAATATTACTGagctgtatttattaatttttaaaaagctttaaacTATAACTATGATCTGtgacttaattattttctaccaCTTGAAGGTAAACTTGATTACTGTAGATCAAAGTGTTCAATATGTCTGTTATGCTACCATGGAATGGTGTGGTCATGCGAAGCTCTACGAAATCAATAGCTAATATATCGCTCGAGCTTTTATGAAGTCGTCCACAAACAATGTCCCAGATAATATTCCGAGTGAATTCCATTTAGAGTGTGGCAGGTCTCCAAATCTCAAATATTTCGTCACAGGGCGACTATATATCATGTTTTTGCCGGGCCGGCCGGGCCGCAGGAATGGCCGCCGTATAATTTGGCCACCCGGCAACCGCGGCCGGCGTCCTACGTCTATATTATCAGTAGATAAATTTAAGCTTTGTCTTTGCCTCGTATTTCGTCCTCTCGAGGTTTtgctttgttctttttttgcTCAACGTGGACGGCAACAAAAAACTGAGTCGAGAGGCGAGCGAAGTgggtataatttattttatagccgGCTCGCTCGTAACTCGGCGGTGGACGGCTGGACGCCGATTTATCCCCATCTCAGTGTAATTAACGTAAATGGATTGGCCGAAGTCGGTGCCTGTGAGTGTGCGCCCGCCCGCGCCTTCGCGCCATCGCGCCCTCTCCCAATGTTACCTTGACCACTCCCCGTTAGTACTAGtacaactttattaaaaaaaaaaccatacgCATATAACAACGATGATAAGTATCCAATTAAAGAAACATTATACTAAACCGCAAAACTAATAAGATATAGAAAAGAGAGTTGCTTGTGATTGCGCTTCTTTCGTGAGGAGCGCAACTTTTCCCTCGGggaattataattgttttgcATTCTTGTGCggatataaaaacaaaagagcgAAGTATGGGCCCCCCGCACTGCCACCCTGCAGACCAGACCAAAGTCTGACGACTCGCATTCCCCGCAGACAAAAAGCTACGAATGAATCGGTGTAGGTAGGCCTTTGTCTCTCCTCTCGGTCACTACTCTCTCCGACATTTCGCTCTAATTAGTTTACATCGaacttattttgaaaataattttgtttatcatagctgaatcaatttcaattttaacgtttctgaaatgtttacttttaatcaaatatcttaaaataaaatgacagaGACAAGGTAAGGTT
Proteins encoded in this region:
- the LOC106715051 gene encoding protein decapentaplegic, with product MRGACACAVVCALVALCAALEPEARAAAERQLLTLLGLPRRPARVRTAPPPVPRAMRLLYEAQGALPAAAANTARSFHHTPTELDRRFPADHRFRLYFNVSAVPSDEVARGAELTLQRAHNVTGAQRLLLYDIVRPGRRGHSDPILRLLDSVPLRAGDGVVKADALSAARRWLSEPQHNHGLLVKVLDEEAKGVAAQSPHVRVRRRAEEEEEQWRALQPLLLLYTEDARARAARENGESRLTRNKRAAARRGHRAHHRRKEAREICQRRPLFVDFADVGWSDWIVAPHGYDAYYCQGDCPFPLADHLNGTNHAIVQTLVNSVNPAAVPKACCVPTQLSPISMLYMDEVNNVVLKNYQDMMVVGCGCR